In one Molothrus ater isolate BHLD 08-10-18 breed brown headed cowbird chromosome 6, BPBGC_Mater_1.1, whole genome shotgun sequence genomic region, the following are encoded:
- the FAM161B gene encoding protein FAM161B, whose protein sequence is MGGRRSPLEPGVPCQAELWGDLGVFEEDEELEGFRREAEVLREKLREALSHTSGNIRQSSSLTDLTSDSTWDQQKPHLFPKSRLRLKSASSPWIPSITIPQPFKMTLREARKKSELMKSYMFLELDTHRDKRQSQDEAECQKQFRAQPVPAHVFLPLYQEIMEQNEIRRQAATQKRKELLLSTQRPFSFLEKEEKKKEAIRQKFLAAATPNESSKQKQASKKVPKSTYDSLLGDKLKEAELYREIRIQMRAKDLLESSVAPIDTSNCRREPQSRTATRTKQEKLGFLQDTSFSFKPQINPAIPDFEELYWAFQRKTVRRQEIKEPTRNKPFKLRTSNLHARQRQANEKIKDSQKLSKVSVQKSHSLPGLSSLSSNTLPVHITDATRKRESAIRYAQDNKKEGDKEGIYWLEKQKMKCQAMQKSVNSRAKALDPHKSLEETQKEKLKQNRQNMQDRTKEYRKELEEMKLRVKNRPFLFEQVTKHDARQGAERRYRHTLQQVGLSEEFVRKKGKDATDLLEEDSDVHRLPEPRGEKDDCTEQEGVPQEELSTKGVAT, encoded by the exons ATGGGGGGCCGGCGGTCTCCGTTAGAACCGGGCGTACCGTGCCAGGCAGAGTTATGGGGTGACCTCGGCGTGTTCGAAGAAGATGAGGAGCTGGAGGGTTTCAGGAGGGAGGCGGAAGTTCTGCGTGAGAAGCTGAGGGAGGCTCTCAG TCACACATCTGGTAACATAAGGCAGTCCAGTTCTTTGACCGACCTCACCTCAGACAGTACCTGGGATCAGCAAAAGCCTCACTTGTTTCCTAAGTCCCGCTTGAGGCTAAAAAGTGCTTCATCTCCCTGGATTCCTTCCATCACCATCCCTCAGCCTTTCAAAATGACCCTGCGGGAAGCTCGCAAAAAGTCCGAGTTGATGAAGTCATACATGTTCCTTGAActagacacacacagagacaaaagGCAAAGCCAGGATGAAGCTGAATGTCAGAAACAATTCCGGGCACAGCCTGTACCTGCCCATGTGTTTCTGCCCCTTTATCAGGAAATAATGGAGCAGAATGAGATTCGCAGGCAAGCagcaacacagaaaagaaaggagctGCTACTTTCAACACAGCGGCCCTTCAGTTTtctggagaaggaagagaaaaagaaagaagctaTCAGACAAAAATTCCTGGCAGCAGCAACCCCAAATGAGAGCTCCAAACAGAAGCAAGCCAGTAAAAAAGTTCCTAAATCTACTTATGACTCACTTCTTGGAGATAAACTGAAAG AAGCTGAACTCTACAGGGAAATCCGCATTCAAATGAGAGCAAAGGATTTGCTGGAGAGCTCTGTAGCTCCTATAGACACCAGCAACTGTCGGAGGGAGCCTCAGTCCCGAACTGCCACCAGAACTAAGCAGGAAAAACTTGGCTTCTTACAGGACACAAGTTTCAGCTTCAAACCACAGATTAATCCAGCAATACCAGATTTTGAAGAACTTTACTGGGCGTTTCAGAGGAAAACAGTAAGGAGACAAGAAATCAAAGAGCCAACTCGTAATAAGCCATTCAAGCTGAGAACCTCCAATCTCCAtgccaggcagaggcaggctaATGAAAAGATAAAG gATTCTCAGAAGCTTTCCAAGGTTTCAGTGCAAAAAAGTCACTCTCTGCCTGgactttcctctctctcttccaaCACCCTTCCTGTGCATATTACAGATGCAACTAGAAAGAGGGAATCAGCTATTAG ATATGCCCAAGATAACAAAAAGGAAGGGGACAAAGAAGGAATTTATTGgctggagaaacagaaaatgaaatgtcaaGCTATGCAAAAGTCTGTGAACAGCCGAGCAAAAGCACTGGATCCTCATAAAAGTCTGGAGGAAACACAAAAGGAGAAGTTAAAACAGAACAG gcaAAATATGCAAGACAGAacaaaagaatacagaaaggagcTGGAAGAAATGAAGCTGCGAGTCAAGAACAGACCATTCCTTTTTGAACAGGTCACCAAG CATGATGCTCGTCAAGGAGCAGAGCGTCGCTACAGACACACCCTCCAGCAGGTTGGCCTAAGCGAAGaatttgtaaggaaaaaaggaaaagatgccACTGACTTGCTGGAAGAAGACTCTGATGTTCACAG GCTGCCCGAGCCTCGAGGTGAAAAGGATGACTGTACTGAACAGGAAGGAGTACCTCAGGAGGAACTGAGCACAAAGGGAGTGGCAACATAA
- the COQ6 gene encoding ubiquinone biosynthesis monooxygenase COQ6, mitochondrial, whose amino-acid sequence MAALRGRALLAPLGARLSAGPRAPLRSAASNPPLYDVVVSGGGMVGSAMAAVLGHDIHFHDKKIALLEAGPRKEYDHMPDSYSNRVSSISPGSATLLSSCGAWDHVCSLRLKPFRRMQVWDACSEAMIVFEKDDLDDMGYIVENDVIMSALTKQLDAVADRVEVFYRSKAVGYTWPLPSHGCDTSPWVQVELADGRRLQTKLLIGADGHNSMVRKEAEIKNIEHQYDQSAVVATLHLSEATDNNVAWQRFLPTGPIALLPLSDTASSLVWSTSHDHASELLAMDEESFVDSINSAFWSNINHSDFIDTAGAMFRSAISLLKPSGTAVRQLPPSVAEVDAESRAMFPLGLGHATEYVRPRVALIGDAAHRVHPLAGQGVNLGFGDIACLAHHLSAAAFNGSDLGSLKHLLKFETERQRHNVSLLAATDVLKRLYSTTLAPLVLLRTWGLQATNALPPVKEQIMAFASK is encoded by the exons ATGGCGGCGCTGCGCGGGCGGGCGCTGCTGGCCCCGCTCGGAGCGCGGCTCAGCGCCGGGCcccgcgctccgctccgctctGCCGCCTCCAACCCGCCGCTCTACGATGTGGTGGTGTCGGGCGGGGGCATGGTCGGGAGCGCCATGGCCGCCGTGCTGG GGCATGACATCCACTTCCATGATAAAAAGATTGCTTTGCTGGAGGCTGGTCCTAGGAAAGAATATGATCACATGCCAGACAGTTACAGCAACAGGGTCAGTTCCATCTCCCCAGGATCAGCAACCCTCCTAAGCA gtTGTGGTGCCTGGGATCATGTCTGCAGCCTGAGACTCAAGCCCTTCCGGCGAATGCAG GTGTGGGATGCTTGTTCAGAAGCCATGATCGTTTTTGAGAAAGATGACTTAGATGACATGGGTTACATAGTGGAGAATGATGTCATTATGTCTGCTCTCACAAAACAGTTAGATGCAGTAGCAG ACCGGGTGGAGGTCTTCTACAGGAGCAAAGCAGTTGGGTACACCTGGCCCCTTCCTTCCCATGGCTGTGACACAAGCCCTTGGGTCCAAGTTGAGTTAGCTGATGGACGCAGACTTCAGACCAAGCTGCTG ATTGGTGCAGATGGTCATAATTCTATGGTCCGGAAGGAAGCTGAAATTAAGAACATTGAACATCAGTATGACCAGTCAGCTGTGGTGGCAACTCTCCATTTATCTGAG GCCACAGACAACAATGTAGCATGGCAGCGGTTCCTTCCCACAGGGCCAATTGCGCTTCTTCCG CTGTCTgacactgccagctctctggTCTGGTCTACATCTCATGACCATGCATCGGAACTTCTTGCCATGGATGAGGAAAGCTTTGTGGATAGCATCAACTCTGCCTTT TGGAGCAACATAAACCACTCTGACTTCATTGACACTGCTGGGGCCATGTTTCGTTCTGCCATTTCGCTGCTGAAGCCCTCAGGGACTGCAGTCCGTCAGCTGCCCCCAAGTGTTGCTGAGGTGgatgcagagagcagagccatgTTCCCCCTGGGACTGGGCCATGCCACAGAGTACGTCCGGCCCCGCGTGGCTCTCATCGG ggatgcagcaCACAGAGTACACCCACTTGCAGGACAAGGAGTGAACCTGGGCTTTGGTGATATTGCATGTTTAGCTCATCACCTCAGTGCAGCAGCCTTCAACGGGAGCGATCTGG GCTCCTTAAAACACCTCCTCAAGTTTGAAACAGAACGTCAGAGGCATAATGTCTCCTTGTTAGCTGCTACTGATGTGCTAAAAAGGCTGTACTCTACCACACTGGCTCCTCTGGTGTTGCTGAGGACATGGGGATTGCAAGCAACAAATGCCCTGCCTCCTGTCAAA gagCAAATCATGGCTTTTGCCAGCAAGTGA